Genomic window (Trueperaceae bacterium):
CCTGCATCACACTGCTCGGGCTCACCCGCTGGTACGAGTCGGCCGGCGAGCGGCCGGTCGCCCTCGCTTCCGGCACCCTGGCGAGCCCGCTGGCACGCGAAGTGGTCAGCAGCAGTCCACTCGAGGGGCCGCGCGCCGACTTCATCGAGGGCTACGCTGCGCACGTCGTAGGCGAGGAAGCGAGCGCTCGCGAGAAGTACTCCTCGGCAGGCGACTACCCGCCCGCGCTGAACAACCTCGCTGCACTGAGCGGAAACGACGCGCTCTATCAGCGGGCGCTCGAGTTGGCGCCGGGCATGCCCGAGGCGGCTTTCAACCTGGGCCGGGCGCCCGATCCCTCACCGTTCCATGCGAACTACAGAGCCGACGAGCCACTCCTTGCGGTACCCGGTACGGCTGATTTCCGGACCGCGATATCGGGTAGCTGGCAGAGCGCGGTGGCCGCGACCTTCTCGAACCCCTGGCTCGCTCTGAGCGGGATGGAGTTCTTCTCGGTACCGCAACTCGTCTGGCAGTTGATCCTCGCACTCTTCCTCGTCTGGGTGCTCGTCACACTCGTGTGGCTCGTCATCCCGCGGCCGTCGCTGGCCCGCAACGCGCCGCGGACCGGCGTCTACCACCTTCTTGCCCTCCTGATCCCCGGCAGCGGACTGGCGGACGAGGCCTGGGGCGTGCTGCTCATGGTGCCCTGGGCGCTGCTGGGCGTGGACGCGCTCGCTCAGTGGCTGGGTTGGCAGCGCTCGCTGGGGCTGCCGCTGGAGACCGAACTGTGGGCGCTCGCAGCCATCTATGTGGTCAACCTGATCGCCTTCGTAGTGGAGTACCTCTCCTACCGACGAAGGATGAGGGAGTTGCGGCGGCGCCACCCTGAGGCGGTAGAGGCGTACGGCCTCGCCTGAGGAGAAGAGGTTGAGCAGCAACCAGCCGGGCGCAGCAGCGTCCGGCTATCTGTTGGTCATCGTCGCCGCAGTTCTCTGGGGACTCATCGGCCTGATCTCGACGGGCATCCTGGCCGAGGGCGTCTCGGCGATCGAGGTGGCCTTCTGGCGGGCCCTCCTCGGCGGCGCCCTGTTCCTGGTCCATGCGGCCGTTACGGGAGACCTGGCACTGCGGCGGCGGACCGACGCCATGCCGATGGTCGCCTTCGCACTCGTGGGTGTCTCACTCTTCTACGCTTCGCTGGTCCTCGCCATCGATGAAGGCGGCATCAGCCTCGCCTTCATCCTCCTCTACACGGCGCCGCTCTTCGTCATCTTCGGCGCCTGGCTCCTGCTTGGTGAAGCCCTGACGGCCCGCAAGCTCGTCCTCGCCCCGCTGGCGGTCCTCGGCATCGCCCTGGTCTCGTGGGGCGGCGGGACGGGGATAACAATCAGCGCGGCCTCGATCGTATGGGGCCTGGTATCGGGCCTCAGCTACGCCTCCTACTACATCTTCGGCAAGCTCTACCTGAACCGCTACCGCCCCGCCACGATCTACGCCTGGGTGATGCCGCTCGGCGCGGTCTTCCTCCTCCCGCTGGTGGAGTTCGCCCCCAAGAGCGCGAGCGCCTGGCTGCTCCTCGGCCTCCTTGCCCTCCTCTCCACCTACGTCGCCTACCTCGTCTACTACACCGGCCTTGCCCGGGTGGAGGCATCGAAGGCGGTCCTCGTGGCAACGATCGAACCGGTCGTGGCAGTAGTACTGGCCGCGCTGTTCCTCGGCGAACGTTTCGGTCCGTTGGGCTTCGCCGGCGCTTCGATGATCCTCGCGACGGCCGTGCTGGCCGCCCTCCCTTCGCTACGGCGGTCCCGGACAGAGAGGAGCCGGCCGGCGGACGACGGCTCGGACAGCCACGGCCTTGACCCCTCCGGGCGCCCATGATAGATTTGCGTCGTTTTCGCGGTCGATGAAAGAAATTTCAGAAGCCGCCTCCCAATATGCATAATCGGACAGCAACCCAGACCCGCGCCCGACGCCGTTAACCGCTCGCACGAGCGGCAGGTTCCCGTCGTCGCCCTGGCCGGCGAAGTCTGGGTCTTTTTCGTTTCCGGAGGACAAGATGGCCGACAGATTCAACAAAGTGGTACTCGCCTATTCAGGCGGCCTCGACACCTCGGTGATACTCCACTGGATCAGGGAGCGTTACGGCGCCGAGGTGATCGCCTTCACCGCCGACATCGGCCAGGGCGAGGAGGTCGAAGAGGCGCGAGCCAAGGCTCTCAGGACCGGCGCCTCGAAAGCTTACGCCGACGACCTCACGGACGAGTTCGTGAGCGACTTCGTCTTCCCGGTACTCCGTTCCGGCGCCATCTACGAGAGCTACTACCTGCTGGGCACCTCGTTCGCTCGCCCCCTCATCGCCCGCAGGATGATCGAGATCGCTCGTCAGGAAGGAGCGGACGCCGTCGCTCACGGGGCAACCGGCAAGGGAAACGACCAGGTTCGCTTCGAGCTCTCGGCCTACGCCCTCGACCCCGACATCAAGGTGATCGCTCCCTGGCGGGAGTGGGACCTGCGCGGCCGTGAGGACTGCATCGCCTACGCCCGGCAGCACGACATCGCCGTGCCGGTGACCAAGGAGAAGCCCTACTCGACCGACGCCAACCTCTTCCACATCTCCTACGAAGGCGGGGTGCTGGAGGATCCCTGGACGGCGCCGCCCCAAGGGATGTGGAAGCTGACCGTGGACCCGGAGGCGGCTCCCGACGAGGCGCAGACGGTCGAGGTCGAGTTCGAGGCCGGAAACGCGGTCGCGATCGACGGGGAGCGGCTATCACCGGCTCAGCTCCTCCGCAAGGCGAACGAGGTCGCCGGGAGGCACGGGGTAGGACGGGTCGACATCGTCGAGAACCGCTTCGTGGGCATGAAGTCGCGCGGCTGTTACGAAACACCAGGCGGAACCCTCCTCTACCACGCTCACAAGGCCGTGGAGTCGCTCACCCTCGACCGTCAGGTACTCCAATTGCGGGACGATCTGGTGCCTCGCTACGCGGCCACCGTCTACAACGGTTTCTGGTTCTCACCGGAGCGCGCTGCGATGCAGCGGTTGATGGACGACATCCAGAAGCCGGTGACCGGAACCGCCGGGCTGAAACTTTTCAAGGGCTCCGTCACGGTGCTCGGCCGCAAGTCGCCCAACAGCCTCTACCGTCAGGATGTAGTCACCTTCGAGGAGGACGACGTCTACCGGCAGGGTGACGCCGACGGGTTCATCAAACTCAACGCCTTGAGACTGCGCATCGCCCGCCAGTCGAGCGGGAGCACTGCGGGCCTGGAGGAGCAGTCGGAGTGAACGGCTCCCCGGCCACCCCCCACGTTGCCGGCGGCAGGGCGAAGGGCGGCGCCAAGCTCCGCTGGGCGACGATGGACGACGGCGCACGACTGGGCGCGCTCTTCCGCACTTCTCGACCCGAGGAACCGGAGACCGAGGCCGGGGTTCGCGAGTGGCTCGAGAGCGGCGGTGCCGCGCTGCTCGAGGAAGAGGGAGGCAGGGTCCTCTGCGCCGTGCGCTGGCGCGAGAACGGCAACGGCTGGCTGCTCGACCGGGTCTGCACCTTGCCCGAGGCGCGCAGCCTTGGCTTCGGTCGCTGGCTCATGACCAAGGTCGAAGCGCTGGCGATCCGCTACAACATCCCCGAACTGACCGTGGAACTGCCCGATGACCAGATGGCCGGCTACTACCGGCGGCTCGGCTACCGGGTTGAGGAGGCGGCCACCGGCAATCTCGCCCGCAAGCGCGTCGGCGGCACCTGGCAGCTGAAGGACCTCGCGTGAAAGGGGCCGGGGATGAGCAGAAACGC
Coding sequences:
- a CDS encoding argininosuccinate synthase; amino-acid sequence: MADRFNKVVLAYSGGLDTSVILHWIRERYGAEVIAFTADIGQGEEVEEARAKALRTGASKAYADDLTDEFVSDFVFPVLRSGAIYESYYLLGTSFARPLIARRMIEIARQEGADAVAHGATGKGNDQVRFELSAYALDPDIKVIAPWREWDLRGREDCIAYARQHDIAVPVTKEKPYSTDANLFHISYEGGVLEDPWTAPPQGMWKLTVDPEAAPDEAQTVEVEFEAGNAVAIDGERLSPAQLLRKANEVAGRHGVGRVDIVENRFVGMKSRGCYETPGGTLLYHAHKAVESLTLDRQVLQLRDDLVPRYAATVYNGFWFSPERAAMQRLMDDIQKPVTGTAGLKLFKGSVTVLGRKSPNSLYRQDVVTFEEDDVYRQGDADGFIKLNALRLRIARQSSGSTAGLEEQSE
- a CDS encoding GNAT family N-acetyltransferase yields the protein MNGSPATPHVAGGRAKGGAKLRWATMDDGARLGALFRTSRPEEPETEAGVREWLESGGAALLEEEGGRVLCAVRWRENGNGWLLDRVCTLPEARSLGFGRWLMTKVEALAIRYNIPELTVELPDDQMAGYYRRLGYRVEEAATGNLARKRVGGTWQLKDLA
- a CDS encoding EamA family transporter, producing the protein MSSNQPGAAASGYLLVIVAAVLWGLIGLISTGILAEGVSAIEVAFWRALLGGALFLVHAAVTGDLALRRRTDAMPMVAFALVGVSLFYASLVLAIDEGGISLAFILLYTAPLFVIFGAWLLLGEALTARKLVLAPLAVLGIALVSWGGGTGITISAASIVWGLVSGLSYASYYIFGKLYLNRYRPATIYAWVMPLGAVFLLPLVEFAPKSASAWLLLGLLALLSTYVAYLVYYTGLARVEASKAVLVATIEPVVAVVLAALFLGERFGPLGFAGASMILATAVLAALPSLRRSRTERSRPADDGSDSHGLDPSGRP